A region from the Drosophila ananassae strain 14024-0371.13 chromosome 2L, ASM1763931v2, whole genome shotgun sequence genome encodes:
- the LOC6500567 gene encoding eIF-2-alpha kinase GCN2 isoform X2 produces the protein MAAKESFRERQTQELEVIKSIFGGDVEDLRPQQNSALWKPTDIRILLTPLRDSSNGLEAYVCTKLHITCPNKYPKLSPKIMLEESKGLSDQQLEALLNQLQSQSEELRGEVMIYELAQTVQAFLLEHNKPPKGSFYDQMLQDKQKREKELLDIQRQRESLQRQTLIDEVERRKEMFKTEAKRRGEPRRSMSESNPRHPSSSESSENSSPYYRGHIYPSKCLEHRNTETLYFHKMGRQIQRGCCLGHSQKGCIAYTGIDMHSGQILYITEWNIKYSQLEQPCGGGGKCHWSSELKCAGGHRVDEVIASIEKQVSTLSQLQHKNLIQYECILCIKRKEGLLLYLVQDFLLGTSVFSISSSLGWCMDGARMVARGVLDALVYLHNKGVSHSHLLDSTVFMDNTGNVRCTDFSLVPNLLELLSGAGQSSTRGDLPALGALVESLMPTNSYEMRDFVDKCNSDRTLSASELLEHPFLRFYVDNGQQQLIPLPQERQAPVQRTGPAMPYQIPTLALSQSRLRTEFEVLMYLGKGAYGDVLKVRNILDNREYAIKRIPLPARSRQLYKKMTREVELLSRLNHENVVRYFNSWIESVNDADAAEMDKLMGGEWSQSQQELSVKPTKSPQLGPTLEEEEDEEDSSSSMWNAYEIPTMDDTDSDGIEFVDSNGKVAVYDDEGEEDSSTHGKSNSPRPQMQVMYIQMEFCEKCTLRTAIDDNLYEDTDRLWRLFREIAEGLSHIHQQGIIHRDLKPVNIFLDSHDQIKIGDFGLATTSFLALQAHEYPAHVPAHNITSAEDGTGTGKVGTTLYVAPELTGNASKSVYNQKVDMYTLGIILFEMVQPPFDTSMERASTIMALRNVSINIPDEMLKDPKYEKTIKMLRWLLSHDPAQRPTAEELLISDLVPPAQLEANELQEMLRHALANPQSKAYKNLVARCLQQESDEVLEHTYHLGSSRAMKSWNSAIVIDDIVSLNPVIEFVKAKVVNLFRKHGAIEVDSPLLSPLSSRNSSAHANANAVHLMTHSGCVVVLPCDLRTQFARHVTMNGVNLIRRYCVDRVYREEKVFNFHPKQNYECSFDIIAPTPGSHLVDAELLSLAFEITSELPRLRERNITIRMNHTNLLRAILIYCNVPKSHYGTLFEGTMDFIESRISRFQFHSSITVIMEKSRTSAQTLMDMLLANFLLTGSRSSVDDSALKTLMRGKGEAASLARGALRELETVVGLAYSLGVTCPIHIWAGLPISFERASTGGIVWQMTADLKPNRSGHPSVLAVGERYDAMLHEFQRQAQSFNPALPTRSVLSGAGLSFSLDKLVAAVGVEYAKDCRAIDVGICVCGTRPPLKDVTYIMRLLWSVGIRCGIVEAASELGDEAQDLARLGALHVILVAENGSLRVRSFERERFQERHLNRAELVEFVQKLLRGDGINASTVDYSREISSQSTGGGSSGGRERERGENGLCTSGSNATIRNSYSQLPNLQVSFLTHDKPTANYKRRLENQVAQHMTSTLAQFIKKESFVVLVVELPPAVVNAIVGAINPREIRKKETEPEINFVIERFPKYKRYISEINDEVLDYLGDAKTPIVALYSISDSYYRVII, from the exons ATGGCAGCCAAGGAATCTTTTCGAGAGCGACAAACCCAGGAGTTGGAGGTTATAAAG TCTATTTTTGGAGGCGATGTGGAGGACCTCAGGCCGCAGCAAAACTCAGCCCTATGGAAGCCCACGGATATCAGGATTCTGCTCACCCCATTGCGGGACTCCTCCAACGGCCTGGAAGCTTACGTGTGCACCAAGCTGCATATTACCTGTCCGAACAAATACCCAAAACT ATCCCCAAAAATCATGCTCGAGGAGTCAAAAGGATTATCAGATCAGCAGTTGGAGGCTCTGCTCAACCAACTCCAATCCCAATCGGAGGAGCTGCGCGGCGAGGTGATGATTTACGAACTGGCGCAAACGGTGCAGGCATTCCTGCTTGAGCATAATAAGCCGCCCAAGGGCTCCTTTTACGATCAAATGCTGCAGGATAAGCAGAAGCGCGAAAAGGAGCTATTGGACATCCAGAGGCAGCGAGAGTCGCTGCAGCGTCAAACCCTCATCGACGAGGTGGAGAGACGCAAGGAGATGTTCAAGACTGAGGCGAAGCGACGCGGCGAGCCCCGAAGAAGCATGAGCGAGTCCAATCCGCGACATCCCAGCTCCTCGGAGAGCTCTGAAAACTCCTCGCCCTACTACCGCGGACACATCTACCCGAGCAAGTGTTTGGAGCATCGTAACACTGAGACACTGTACTTTCACAAGATGGGAAGACAAATCCAGCGAGGCTGTTGCTTAG GACACTCACAAAAAGGATGCATCGCCTACACAGGCATTGATATGCACAGTGGACAGATCCTATACATAACCGAGTGGAACATCAAGTACAGCCAACTGGAGCAGCCATGTGGGGGCGGTGGAAAATGTCACTGGAGCAGTGAGCTGAAATGTGCTGGCGGTCATCGGGTGGATGAAGTCATAGCCTCCATCGAGAAGCAAGTGTCCACCCTGTCGCAGCTGCAGCACAAGAACCTCATACAATATGAGTGCATTTTGTGCATCAAACGCAAGGAGGGATTGCTTCTATACCTCGTCCAGGATTTTTTACTCGGCACTAGTGTCTTTAGTATTTCCTCCTCGCTGGGATGGTGTATGGACGGCGCTCGCATGGTGGCCCGCGGGGTATTGGATGCCTTGGTATATCTTCACAATAAAGGTGTATCCCACAGCCATCTGTTGGACAGCACGGTCTTCATGGATAATACAGGAAACGTGCGCTGCACCGACTTCTCCCTCGTGCCCAATCTACTGGAGTTGCTAAGCGGAGCTGGCCAGAGCAGTACTCGCGGAGATTTACCCGCTTTGGGTGCCCTCGTGGAGAGCCTTATGCCCACCAACAGCTACGAAATGCGTGACTTTGTGGACAA ATGCAATTCGGACCGCACACTTTCCGCTTCGGAGCTGCTCGAGCATCCGTTCCTTCGATTCTATGTGGACAACGGGCAACAACAGTTGATACCACTTCCACAGGAGCGACAAGCTCCTGTCCAGCGTACGGGTCCGGCCATGCCCTACCAGATACCCACCCTGGCGTTGAGTCAGTCCCGCCTGCGAACGGAGTTTGAGGTCCTAATGTATCTGGGCAAGGGCGCCTATGGCGATGTGCTGAAAGTCCGCAACATTCTCGACAACCGGGAGTATGCAATCAAACGAATACCTCTGCCTGCTCGAAGTCGCCAGCTGTACAAGAAGATGACGAGGGAAGTAGAGCTTCTCTCGAGGCTGAATCACGAAAACGTAGTTCGTTACTTCAATAGTTGGATCGAAAGCGTAAACGACGCCGATGCGGCCGAGATGGACAAGCTTATGGGTGGAGAGTGGTCGCAGAGCCAGCAGGAGCTTAGTGTAAAGCCGACCAAGTCGCCGCAGCTGGGACCAACTTTGGAGGAAGAGGAGGACGAAGAGGATAGCTCCTCCAGCATGTGGAATGCTTACGAAAT aCCCACTATGGATGACACAGATTCGGATGGCATCGAGTTCGTGGACTCGAACGGCAAGGTGGCCGTCTATGATGATGAGGGGGAGGAGGACAGTTCCACGCACGGGAAGTCGAATTCGCCGCGGCCTCAGATGCAGGTCATGTACATCCAAATGGAGTTCTGCGAAAAGTGCACCCTGAG AACCGCCATAGATGACAATCTCTATGAGGACACTGATCGCCTATGGCGCCTGTTCAGAGAAATTGCTGAAGGCCTTTCGCACATCCACCAGCAAGGCATCATCCATCGGGACCTGAAGCCAGTGAACATCTTCTTGGACTCTCACGACCAGATCAAGATCGGAGACTTTGGACTGGCCACTACCAGCTTCCTCGCTCTGCAGGCGCACGAGTACCCCGCCCATGTGCCCGCCCACAACATCACCAGTGCCGAGGATGGCACGGGCACTGGCAAAGTGGGCACAACGCTGTATGTGGCTCCCGAGCTAACAGGAAATGCGTCCAAGTCTGTGTATAACCAGAAAGTGGACATGTACACCTTGGGAATTATCCTCTTTGAAATGGTCCAGCCACCGTTTGACACCAGCATGGAGCGAGCCTCGACCATTATGGCCTTGAGGAATGTTTCCATAAACATTCCGGATGAAATGCTAAAGGATCCAAAATACGAAAAGACAATTAAG ATGCTGCGCTGGCTACTCAGCCACGACCCTGCCCAAAGGCCCACAGCCGAGGAACTTCTCATCTCGGATCTTGTTCCGCCCGCCCAGTTGGAAGCCAATGAGCTGCAGGAAATGTTGCGACACGCCCTGGCTAATCCGCAGAGCAAGGCGTACAAGAACCTGGTGGCCCGCTGTCTGCAGCAGGAGAGCGACGAAGTTCTGGAGCACACCTACCACTTGGGCAGTAGTCGCGCCATGAAGTCATGGAACTCGGCGATCGTCATCGACGACATTGTGTCCCTTAATCCGGTAATCGAATTCGTCAAGGCCAAGGTGGTGAATCTCTTTCGGAAACATGGAGCTATTGAGGTAGACTCGCCGCTTCTGTCGCCACTATCCTCGAGGAACAGCAGTGCCCATGCCAATGCGAATGCTGTGCACCTGATGACCCACTCCGGATGCGTGGTGGTGCTACCCTGCGATCTGCGGACTCAGTTCGCTCGCCATGTAACGATGAACGGCGTGAATCTCATCCGGCGCTACTGCGTGGACCGCGTTTATCGGGAGGAAAAGGTTTTCAACTTCCATCCCAAGCAGAACTACGAATGCTCCTTTGACATCATAGCCCCCACGCCTGGCAGCCATCTAGTGGACGCGGAACTGCTGTCACTTGCATTCGAGATCACCAGCGAATTGCCTCGGCTTAGGGAAAGGAATATCACGATCCGAATGAATCACACGAATCTACTGCGCGCCATCCTCATCTACTGCAATGTTCCGAAATCTCACTATGGAACGCTGTTCGAAGGCACCATGGACTTTATCGAGTCGCGTATCTCGCGCTTCCAGTTCCACTCCAGCATCACGGTGATTATGGAGAAGTCTCGCACCTCGGCTCAGACTTTGATGGACATGTTGTTGGCCAATTTCTTGTTGACCGGGTCCAGAAGCAGCGTCGACGACTCGGCCCTGAAGACCCTAATGCGTGGTAAAGGAGAGGCTGCATCGCTGGCTAGAGGAGCCCTGAGAGAGCTGGAGACAGTGGTTGGATTGGCGTATAGCCTGGGTGTCACT TGTCCCATCCACATCTGGGCAGGCCTGCCCATCAGTTTCGAGCGCGCAAGTACCGGTGGCATTGTGTGGCAAATGACCGCCGATCTGAAACCGAACCGCTCCGGCCACCCCTCGGTGTTGGCAGTCGGCGAGAGATATGACGCCATGCTGCACGAGTTCCAGCGCCAGGCGCAGAGCTTCAACCCGGCTTTGCCCACACGCAGCGTTTTGAGTGGAGCAGGTCTGTCCTTCTCTTTGGATAAGTTGGTGGCAGCCGTGGGCGTGGAGTACGCCAAAGACTGCCGTGCCATAGACGTAggcatatgtgtgtgtggcaccCGGCCGCCCCTTAAAGACGTGACCTACATTATGCGCCTACTGTGGTCAGTGGGAATCCGGTGCGGTATTGTGGAGGCTGCCAGCGAATTGGGAGATGAGGCACAAGATCTGGCACGATTGGGAGCACTGCACGTTATCCTCGTGGCGGAGAATGGTTCCCTCAGAGTGCGTTCGTTTGAGAGGGAACGGTTCCAGGAACGTCACTTGAACCGCGCTGAGTTGGTGGAGTTCGTCCAGAAACTGCTGCGCGGCGACGGCATCAATGCGTCCACTGTGGACTACTCCAGAGAGATATCCAGCCAGAGTActggtggaggaagcagtggcggCAGGGAGCGGGAGCGCGGAGAGAATGGGCTTTGCACGTCCGGCTCGAATGCAACGATCAGGAACAGCTACAGTCAGCTGCCAAACCTGCAGGTGTCTTTCCTCACCCACGACAAGCCCACGGCCAACTACAAGCGGAGGCTGGAGAACCAGGTGGCGCAGCACATGACCTCCACCCTGGCACAGTTCATCAAAAAGGAGTCGTTCGTTGTGCTGGTGGTGGAGCTGCCTCCAGCAGTTGTCAACGCCATCGTAGGAGCCATTAATCCCCGCGAGATACGCAAAAAAGAGACTGAGCCGGAAATCAATTTTGTGATTGAGAG ATTTCCTAAATACAAACGCTATATATCGGAGATCAATGACGAAGTTTTGGACTATCTGGGCGATGCCAAGACACCAATCGTGGCCTTGTACAGCATTTCCGATTCCTACTACCGCGTCATCATCTAG
- the LOC6500567 gene encoding eIF-2-alpha kinase GCN2 isoform X1, with protein MAAKESFRERQTQELEVIKSIFGGDVEDLRPQQNSALWKPTDIRILLTPLRDSSNGLEAYVCTKLHITCPNKYPKLSPKIMLEESKGLSDQQLEALLNQLQSQSEELRGEVMIYELAQTVQAFLLEHNKPPKGSFYDQMLQDKQKREKELLDIQRQRESLQRQTLIDEVERRKEMFKTEAKRRGEPRRSMSESNPRHPSSSESSENSSPYYRGHIYPSKCLEHRNTETLYFHKMGRQIQRGCCLGMIFKIISNENSYYCDIFPGHSQKGCIAYTGIDMHSGQILYITEWNIKYSQLEQPCGGGGKCHWSSELKCAGGHRVDEVIASIEKQVSTLSQLQHKNLIQYECILCIKRKEGLLLYLVQDFLLGTSVFSISSSLGWCMDGARMVARGVLDALVYLHNKGVSHSHLLDSTVFMDNTGNVRCTDFSLVPNLLELLSGAGQSSTRGDLPALGALVESLMPTNSYEMRDFVDKCNSDRTLSASELLEHPFLRFYVDNGQQQLIPLPQERQAPVQRTGPAMPYQIPTLALSQSRLRTEFEVLMYLGKGAYGDVLKVRNILDNREYAIKRIPLPARSRQLYKKMTREVELLSRLNHENVVRYFNSWIESVNDADAAEMDKLMGGEWSQSQQELSVKPTKSPQLGPTLEEEEDEEDSSSSMWNAYEIPTMDDTDSDGIEFVDSNGKVAVYDDEGEEDSSTHGKSNSPRPQMQVMYIQMEFCEKCTLRTAIDDNLYEDTDRLWRLFREIAEGLSHIHQQGIIHRDLKPVNIFLDSHDQIKIGDFGLATTSFLALQAHEYPAHVPAHNITSAEDGTGTGKVGTTLYVAPELTGNASKSVYNQKVDMYTLGIILFEMVQPPFDTSMERASTIMALRNVSINIPDEMLKDPKYEKTIKMLRWLLSHDPAQRPTAEELLISDLVPPAQLEANELQEMLRHALANPQSKAYKNLVARCLQQESDEVLEHTYHLGSSRAMKSWNSAIVIDDIVSLNPVIEFVKAKVVNLFRKHGAIEVDSPLLSPLSSRNSSAHANANAVHLMTHSGCVVVLPCDLRTQFARHVTMNGVNLIRRYCVDRVYREEKVFNFHPKQNYECSFDIIAPTPGSHLVDAELLSLAFEITSELPRLRERNITIRMNHTNLLRAILIYCNVPKSHYGTLFEGTMDFIESRISRFQFHSSITVIMEKSRTSAQTLMDMLLANFLLTGSRSSVDDSALKTLMRGKGEAASLARGALRELETVVGLAYSLGVTCPIHIWAGLPISFERASTGGIVWQMTADLKPNRSGHPSVLAVGERYDAMLHEFQRQAQSFNPALPTRSVLSGAGLSFSLDKLVAAVGVEYAKDCRAIDVGICVCGTRPPLKDVTYIMRLLWSVGIRCGIVEAASELGDEAQDLARLGALHVILVAENGSLRVRSFERERFQERHLNRAELVEFVQKLLRGDGINASTVDYSREISSQSTGGGSSGGRERERGENGLCTSGSNATIRNSYSQLPNLQVSFLTHDKPTANYKRRLENQVAQHMTSTLAQFIKKESFVVLVVELPPAVVNAIVGAINPREIRKKETEPEINFVIERFPKYKRYISEINDEVLDYLGDAKTPIVALYSISDSYYRVII; from the exons ATGGCAGCCAAGGAATCTTTTCGAGAGCGACAAACCCAGGAGTTGGAGGTTATAAAG TCTATTTTTGGAGGCGATGTGGAGGACCTCAGGCCGCAGCAAAACTCAGCCCTATGGAAGCCCACGGATATCAGGATTCTGCTCACCCCATTGCGGGACTCCTCCAACGGCCTGGAAGCTTACGTGTGCACCAAGCTGCATATTACCTGTCCGAACAAATACCCAAAACT ATCCCCAAAAATCATGCTCGAGGAGTCAAAAGGATTATCAGATCAGCAGTTGGAGGCTCTGCTCAACCAACTCCAATCCCAATCGGAGGAGCTGCGCGGCGAGGTGATGATTTACGAACTGGCGCAAACGGTGCAGGCATTCCTGCTTGAGCATAATAAGCCGCCCAAGGGCTCCTTTTACGATCAAATGCTGCAGGATAAGCAGAAGCGCGAAAAGGAGCTATTGGACATCCAGAGGCAGCGAGAGTCGCTGCAGCGTCAAACCCTCATCGACGAGGTGGAGAGACGCAAGGAGATGTTCAAGACTGAGGCGAAGCGACGCGGCGAGCCCCGAAGAAGCATGAGCGAGTCCAATCCGCGACATCCCAGCTCCTCGGAGAGCTCTGAAAACTCCTCGCCCTACTACCGCGGACACATCTACCCGAGCAAGTGTTTGGAGCATCGTAACACTGAGACACTGTACTTTCACAAGATGGGAAGACAAATCCAGCGAGGCTGTTGCTTAGGTatgatatttaaaataattagtAATGAAAACTCTTATTATTGTGACATTTTTCCAGGACACTCACAAAAAGGATGCATCGCCTACACAGGCATTGATATGCACAGTGGACAGATCCTATACATAACCGAGTGGAACATCAAGTACAGCCAACTGGAGCAGCCATGTGGGGGCGGTGGAAAATGTCACTGGAGCAGTGAGCTGAAATGTGCTGGCGGTCATCGGGTGGATGAAGTCATAGCCTCCATCGAGAAGCAAGTGTCCACCCTGTCGCAGCTGCAGCACAAGAACCTCATACAATATGAGTGCATTTTGTGCATCAAACGCAAGGAGGGATTGCTTCTATACCTCGTCCAGGATTTTTTACTCGGCACTAGTGTCTTTAGTATTTCCTCCTCGCTGGGATGGTGTATGGACGGCGCTCGCATGGTGGCCCGCGGGGTATTGGATGCCTTGGTATATCTTCACAATAAAGGTGTATCCCACAGCCATCTGTTGGACAGCACGGTCTTCATGGATAATACAGGAAACGTGCGCTGCACCGACTTCTCCCTCGTGCCCAATCTACTGGAGTTGCTAAGCGGAGCTGGCCAGAGCAGTACTCGCGGAGATTTACCCGCTTTGGGTGCCCTCGTGGAGAGCCTTATGCCCACCAACAGCTACGAAATGCGTGACTTTGTGGACAA ATGCAATTCGGACCGCACACTTTCCGCTTCGGAGCTGCTCGAGCATCCGTTCCTTCGATTCTATGTGGACAACGGGCAACAACAGTTGATACCACTTCCACAGGAGCGACAAGCTCCTGTCCAGCGTACGGGTCCGGCCATGCCCTACCAGATACCCACCCTGGCGTTGAGTCAGTCCCGCCTGCGAACGGAGTTTGAGGTCCTAATGTATCTGGGCAAGGGCGCCTATGGCGATGTGCTGAAAGTCCGCAACATTCTCGACAACCGGGAGTATGCAATCAAACGAATACCTCTGCCTGCTCGAAGTCGCCAGCTGTACAAGAAGATGACGAGGGAAGTAGAGCTTCTCTCGAGGCTGAATCACGAAAACGTAGTTCGTTACTTCAATAGTTGGATCGAAAGCGTAAACGACGCCGATGCGGCCGAGATGGACAAGCTTATGGGTGGAGAGTGGTCGCAGAGCCAGCAGGAGCTTAGTGTAAAGCCGACCAAGTCGCCGCAGCTGGGACCAACTTTGGAGGAAGAGGAGGACGAAGAGGATAGCTCCTCCAGCATGTGGAATGCTTACGAAAT aCCCACTATGGATGACACAGATTCGGATGGCATCGAGTTCGTGGACTCGAACGGCAAGGTGGCCGTCTATGATGATGAGGGGGAGGAGGACAGTTCCACGCACGGGAAGTCGAATTCGCCGCGGCCTCAGATGCAGGTCATGTACATCCAAATGGAGTTCTGCGAAAAGTGCACCCTGAG AACCGCCATAGATGACAATCTCTATGAGGACACTGATCGCCTATGGCGCCTGTTCAGAGAAATTGCTGAAGGCCTTTCGCACATCCACCAGCAAGGCATCATCCATCGGGACCTGAAGCCAGTGAACATCTTCTTGGACTCTCACGACCAGATCAAGATCGGAGACTTTGGACTGGCCACTACCAGCTTCCTCGCTCTGCAGGCGCACGAGTACCCCGCCCATGTGCCCGCCCACAACATCACCAGTGCCGAGGATGGCACGGGCACTGGCAAAGTGGGCACAACGCTGTATGTGGCTCCCGAGCTAACAGGAAATGCGTCCAAGTCTGTGTATAACCAGAAAGTGGACATGTACACCTTGGGAATTATCCTCTTTGAAATGGTCCAGCCACCGTTTGACACCAGCATGGAGCGAGCCTCGACCATTATGGCCTTGAGGAATGTTTCCATAAACATTCCGGATGAAATGCTAAAGGATCCAAAATACGAAAAGACAATTAAG ATGCTGCGCTGGCTACTCAGCCACGACCCTGCCCAAAGGCCCACAGCCGAGGAACTTCTCATCTCGGATCTTGTTCCGCCCGCCCAGTTGGAAGCCAATGAGCTGCAGGAAATGTTGCGACACGCCCTGGCTAATCCGCAGAGCAAGGCGTACAAGAACCTGGTGGCCCGCTGTCTGCAGCAGGAGAGCGACGAAGTTCTGGAGCACACCTACCACTTGGGCAGTAGTCGCGCCATGAAGTCATGGAACTCGGCGATCGTCATCGACGACATTGTGTCCCTTAATCCGGTAATCGAATTCGTCAAGGCCAAGGTGGTGAATCTCTTTCGGAAACATGGAGCTATTGAGGTAGACTCGCCGCTTCTGTCGCCACTATCCTCGAGGAACAGCAGTGCCCATGCCAATGCGAATGCTGTGCACCTGATGACCCACTCCGGATGCGTGGTGGTGCTACCCTGCGATCTGCGGACTCAGTTCGCTCGCCATGTAACGATGAACGGCGTGAATCTCATCCGGCGCTACTGCGTGGACCGCGTTTATCGGGAGGAAAAGGTTTTCAACTTCCATCCCAAGCAGAACTACGAATGCTCCTTTGACATCATAGCCCCCACGCCTGGCAGCCATCTAGTGGACGCGGAACTGCTGTCACTTGCATTCGAGATCACCAGCGAATTGCCTCGGCTTAGGGAAAGGAATATCACGATCCGAATGAATCACACGAATCTACTGCGCGCCATCCTCATCTACTGCAATGTTCCGAAATCTCACTATGGAACGCTGTTCGAAGGCACCATGGACTTTATCGAGTCGCGTATCTCGCGCTTCCAGTTCCACTCCAGCATCACGGTGATTATGGAGAAGTCTCGCACCTCGGCTCAGACTTTGATGGACATGTTGTTGGCCAATTTCTTGTTGACCGGGTCCAGAAGCAGCGTCGACGACTCGGCCCTGAAGACCCTAATGCGTGGTAAAGGAGAGGCTGCATCGCTGGCTAGAGGAGCCCTGAGAGAGCTGGAGACAGTGGTTGGATTGGCGTATAGCCTGGGTGTCACT TGTCCCATCCACATCTGGGCAGGCCTGCCCATCAGTTTCGAGCGCGCAAGTACCGGTGGCATTGTGTGGCAAATGACCGCCGATCTGAAACCGAACCGCTCCGGCCACCCCTCGGTGTTGGCAGTCGGCGAGAGATATGACGCCATGCTGCACGAGTTCCAGCGCCAGGCGCAGAGCTTCAACCCGGCTTTGCCCACACGCAGCGTTTTGAGTGGAGCAGGTCTGTCCTTCTCTTTGGATAAGTTGGTGGCAGCCGTGGGCGTGGAGTACGCCAAAGACTGCCGTGCCATAGACGTAggcatatgtgtgtgtggcaccCGGCCGCCCCTTAAAGACGTGACCTACATTATGCGCCTACTGTGGTCAGTGGGAATCCGGTGCGGTATTGTGGAGGCTGCCAGCGAATTGGGAGATGAGGCACAAGATCTGGCACGATTGGGAGCACTGCACGTTATCCTCGTGGCGGAGAATGGTTCCCTCAGAGTGCGTTCGTTTGAGAGGGAACGGTTCCAGGAACGTCACTTGAACCGCGCTGAGTTGGTGGAGTTCGTCCAGAAACTGCTGCGCGGCGACGGCATCAATGCGTCCACTGTGGACTACTCCAGAGAGATATCCAGCCAGAGTActggtggaggaagcagtggcggCAGGGAGCGGGAGCGCGGAGAGAATGGGCTTTGCACGTCCGGCTCGAATGCAACGATCAGGAACAGCTACAGTCAGCTGCCAAACCTGCAGGTGTCTTTCCTCACCCACGACAAGCCCACGGCCAACTACAAGCGGAGGCTGGAGAACCAGGTGGCGCAGCACATGACCTCCACCCTGGCACAGTTCATCAAAAAGGAGTCGTTCGTTGTGCTGGTGGTGGAGCTGCCTCCAGCAGTTGTCAACGCCATCGTAGGAGCCATTAATCCCCGCGAGATACGCAAAAAAGAGACTGAGCCGGAAATCAATTTTGTGATTGAGAG ATTTCCTAAATACAAACGCTATATATCGGAGATCAATGACGAAGTTTTGGACTATCTGGGCGATGCCAAGACACCAATCGTGGCCTTGTACAGCATTTCCGATTCCTACTACCGCGTCATCATCTAG